In a single window of the Olivibacter sp. SDN3 genome:
- a CDS encoding RagB/SusD family nutrient uptake outer membrane protein, whose amino-acid sequence MFRKIKLKGMLLALMLLASCSILDVETISDITNDDFWNAPADVESYLVGIYTKYRDEVNSTYYLEDRGDTFVAGLESGLSSAWNQNLTPQNAPNWLGFYNLIHHCNLLLTNAEPMIFSVEADKNRALAETRFIRAHTYFILLRSWGEVPIETEPTLSDNKAMLPRAPREEVLNFLLQDINAAIELFPEPGYRNKSRASLPACLALKADVLLWKAKVLGGNEQDLEEALQCANRAAEGLSLADPFWHIYATDRKNGDEVIFSLYFQREEKSGHYSSNLKPRDIFVQDAVNRDDIAYARSGARSGYAPSPKIQEAFEEFPDDKRKNESYIKAINEEGNVIGVFDNKMRGSTMGGDRFYDADIIVYRLAEMLLFKAEALAALGRAEEAIAELNKVRERAGIGDYSGSRDKISVERAILQERFKELYLELKRWPDLLRFHYGGVINVYDEVPNLQGKTVPLYFPIPQAQIDLNPNLKQTEGY is encoded by the coding sequence ATGTTCAGGAAAATAAAATTAAAAGGAATGTTGCTGGCCTTGATGTTACTGGCTAGCTGTTCAATATTGGATGTAGAGACCATTTCGGATATCACCAATGATGATTTCTGGAATGCGCCGGCAGATGTAGAAAGCTACTTGGTGGGAATCTACACCAAATATCGTGATGAGGTCAATAGTACCTATTACCTGGAAGACCGTGGGGATACTTTTGTGGCCGGACTTGAATCGGGACTTTCGTCGGCCTGGAATCAAAACTTAACTCCACAGAATGCTCCAAATTGGCTGGGCTTTTATAACCTTATACACCACTGCAATTTGTTGCTGACAAATGCCGAACCTATGATTTTCTCTGTAGAAGCCGATAAGAATAGGGCGCTGGCTGAGACGCGGTTTATCCGTGCCCATACGTACTTTATTTTGTTGCGCAGTTGGGGTGAAGTGCCTATCGAAACAGAACCAACACTTTCGGATAATAAAGCCATGCTACCCAGAGCTCCAAGAGAGGAGGTGCTGAACTTTCTTCTACAAGATATCAATGCCGCTATTGAGCTGTTCCCTGAGCCTGGATATCGCAACAAAAGCCGGGCTTCGCTTCCAGCCTGCCTGGCGTTAAAGGCCGATGTACTGCTCTGGAAGGCAAAAGTGCTGGGGGGTAACGAACAGGACCTGGAAGAGGCCTTGCAATGTGCCAACCGAGCGGCCGAGGGTTTAAGTTTGGCAGATCCGTTCTGGCATATCTACGCCACCGACCGTAAAAACGGCGATGAAGTAATCTTTTCACTTTATTTTCAACGGGAGGAGAAATCGGGGCATTACAGCAGCAACCTAAAACCGCGGGATATCTTCGTGCAGGATGCAGTGAACCGAGATGATATTGCTTACGCCCGAAGTGGTGCCCGGAGCGGCTACGCTCCAAGTCCGAAAATTCAGGAAGCCTTTGAGGAGTTCCCAGACGATAAGCGAAAAAATGAATCGTACATCAAAGCAATAAACGAAGAGGGAAATGTGATCGGTGTTTTTGACAATAAAATGCGGGGGTCAACTATGGGAGGCGATCGTTTTTATGATGCCGATATTATTGTATATCGCTTAGCCGAGATGCTGCTTTTTAAGGCGGAGGCCTTGGCGGCACTCGGCCGTGCAGAAGAGGCTATTGCAGAGCTGAATAAGGTACGGGAGCGTGCAGGTATTGGCGACTATTCGGGTAGTCGCGATAAAATAAGCGTGGAACGAGCCATTTTGCAGGAGCGTTTCAAAGAACTTTACCTGGAACTCAAACGTTGGCCAGACCTGCTGCGCTTCCATTACGGTGGGGTAATCAATGTATATGACGAGGTGCCGAACTTGCAGGGGAAAACAGTACCGCTGTATTTTCCTATTCCACAGGCGCAGATTGACTTGAATCCTAATTTAAAACAAACAGAAGGTTATTAA
- a CDS encoding exo-alpha-sialidase, producing MNRYRMHQKKKHLPLLLLLVVTLLSCKSSGEVPQPSPGEPEEEDGLTYVYREGTNGYEVYRIPALLRTASNTLLAFAEARKKRSNGDTGDIDLVVRRSTDGGTTWSDMIMVWDDGMHTCGNPVPILDETSGRIHLLMNWNHGDDKWSDLTTGQSIDRRRTYYTFSDDDGLTWETPRELTDAVSKPYWGWYGAGPVHGIQLQNEHYKGRLVAPCYYTVMVEGSRRYHVQAVYSDDNGITWIPGDTTNFDGVGECTVAELSDGSLMMNMRTGGGARRYAISNDGGQSWGDVTVDNNLPDPECQGSLLSVAVGDERQLFFANAAHGSERIHMMVRRSADDGATWNFEKTIHEGPAAYSDMTVISDTEIGLLFEGGINRPYEGLAFEKLLLEDFQ from the coding sequence ATGAATCGATATCGTATGCACCAAAAGAAAAAACATTTGCCCTTACTGCTGTTGCTTGTGGTTACCCTGCTTTCCTGCAAGTCGAGCGGTGAGGTGCCACAGCCTTCTCCGGGTGAGCCCGAAGAAGAAGATGGTTTAACCTATGTTTATCGGGAAGGCACCAATGGTTATGAAGTATACCGTATACCTGCCTTGCTGCGCACAGCATCCAACACCTTGCTGGCTTTTGCCGAGGCACGAAAAAAACGAAGTAACGGGGATACGGGTGATATTGACCTGGTAGTTAGACGTTCTACAGATGGGGGGACGACCTGGAGCGATATGATTATGGTATGGGACGATGGGATGCATACTTGCGGTAATCCGGTACCTATACTGGATGAAACAAGCGGTAGAATACATCTTCTGATGAACTGGAATCACGGCGATGATAAGTGGAGCGATCTGACCACTGGACAGTCTATTGATCGAAGAAGGACCTATTATACCTTCTCGGATGATGATGGGCTGACCTGGGAGACTCCCAGGGAGCTTACAGATGCGGTAAGTAAACCTTATTGGGGTTGGTATGGTGCTGGCCCGGTACATGGTATACAGTTGCAAAATGAACACTATAAAGGGCGTTTGGTGGCGCCCTGCTACTATACGGTGATGGTAGAGGGGTCGCGAAGGTATCATGTACAAGCAGTCTATTCAGACGATAATGGTATTACCTGGATACCAGGTGATACCACAAATTTTGACGGAGTAGGAGAATGTACCGTGGCCGAGCTTTCTGATGGTTCCCTGATGATGAACATGCGTACGGGAGGAGGAGCCCGTCGTTATGCGATCAGTAACGATGGCGGTCAAAGCTGGGGCGACGTCACAGTTGATAATAACCTGCCCGATCCCGAATGCCAGGGAAGTCTGCTATCTGTGGCCGTTGGTGATGAACGTCAATTGTTTTTTGCAAATGCGGCGCATGGCTCTGAACGGATCCATATGATGGTTAGACGAAGCGCTGACGATGGTGCAACCTGGAACTTTGAAAAAACGATACATGAAGGGCCTGCAGCCTATTCGGATATGACAGTCATTTCAGATACGGAGATTGGTTTACTGTTCGAAGGCGGAATCAATCGGCCTTACGAAGGCTTGGCTTTTGAAAAACTGTTGCTCGAAGACTTTCAATAA
- a CDS encoding SusC/RagA family TonB-linked outer membrane protein, whose protein sequence is MMKSKLLSILFTPSFLLCLFSAHAQQAQRTITGTVKERESSLPITGVNVSLKGSTLGTGTDESGNYKLTVGAVDSALLVFSLIGYKTIEQPLGTADRYDVLMEEEANTLDEVVVIGYGEQNRATITNSISKVGAEEFAKAPGQNPLLQLQGKVAGLSLQVPSGMPGQAPQVFLRGGTSTSPEGDAPLFVVDGIISQGMRNISDMNPDDIESVQVLKDAASTAIYGAQAANGIIIIQTKRGKQGKPTINLRYTHGIEEQGSKLSLLNARDYIGLTRRNTHEFNTDNPEFFLEGGRYGMSTGNPRNSRNTLEFLDVYLNDYGQDYVNHLLNNEGWETMTDPATGRELIFQDNNFQKATFQTGQRREVDLDISGGTDKATYYFGLGYLNQDGIVRGTDYKNYSMLFNGTFKLSDNWSLNSKFSLQVRNANAPNNYEWVLARSILMPPTYRQYYEDGLPAPGEGVSSFRNRLHEIHYKTNHNDVNVYRTTVQLGATWDIIPGLKFQPTLYYFGNQGIENYFEAYNETVTDRPASANHNFDRHLQLDALLSYTKSFADQHNLDVVVGTSINHDYAYRMNGSGREALTDYIPTLNATAQLTQRVGTTKTYDAMLSYFGRANYDYKGKYMAAVNLRVDGSSRFAESHRFGYFPGLSAGWNLHREDFFQPLTTTLSSLKLRASYGITGNNSLSIFDTRGRYTTGNIYQGEAGVLNTVLINSNLVWENTTAFDIGMDIGLAKDRISILLDYYNKLTDRRLFDKPLWASTGFGAIRSNFGSLRNRGFEVEISANAIRKTNFSWDISATFSYNRSTIVELPENEEDKNRVGGNWVYDPAAGTEIKVGGFAEGERFGQRWAYNYQGVYQTDEEAAGAPQDPNAAGRTKVAGDAIFEDVNGDGILDNRDMVFMGYIRPDKMGGLVNSFRYKNFSARLVVDWSMGHVIDNGFKGYIMGSSRNNNNAIEEALHDSWQYTGHDAAYPRYTVSSDYDYNWRNHNRWDNNVGNASGGTNNSLYYKKGDFLAFRELSFSYQLRTDFLRRISIQGLELFAGMYNIGYITAYDGFMPEIYEGHDWGTYPRPRQTTFGLKATF, encoded by the coding sequence AGCTTGCCGATAACAGGCGTAAACGTGTCGCTCAAAGGTTCTACGTTGGGTACAGGCACTGATGAATCGGGAAACTATAAACTAACGGTAGGTGCAGTAGATAGTGCCCTGTTGGTGTTTTCGCTGATAGGCTACAAAACGATAGAGCAGCCGTTGGGTACCGCAGACCGTTACGACGTGTTGATGGAAGAAGAAGCTAATACCTTAGATGAGGTGGTCGTGATCGGTTATGGCGAGCAAAACCGTGCGACGATTACCAATTCTATTTCAAAAGTTGGGGCTGAGGAATTTGCGAAGGCTCCCGGCCAGAACCCTTTATTGCAGTTGCAGGGTAAAGTGGCGGGACTATCCCTACAGGTACCTAGCGGCATGCCCGGTCAAGCGCCACAGGTATTCTTACGTGGAGGTACGTCTACCTCTCCCGAGGGTGATGCGCCCCTGTTTGTTGTAGATGGTATCATATCACAGGGCATGCGTAACATCAGCGACATGAATCCGGATGATATTGAATCTGTACAGGTACTGAAGGATGCAGCATCAACGGCCATTTATGGTGCGCAGGCTGCAAATGGTATCATCATCATTCAAACAAAAAGGGGGAAACAAGGCAAACCTACCATCAATTTACGTTATACCCATGGTATAGAGGAGCAAGGAAGTAAACTTTCATTGCTGAATGCCCGTGATTACATCGGCCTCACCCGGAGGAATACACATGAATTTAATACAGATAATCCGGAGTTTTTTTTGGAGGGTGGGCGTTATGGGATGTCTACCGGGAATCCGCGTAATTCACGTAACACCCTGGAGTTTCTGGATGTGTACCTGAATGATTACGGCCAGGATTACGTGAATCATCTGCTAAATAATGAAGGATGGGAAACGATGACCGATCCTGCCACGGGTAGGGAGCTTATCTTTCAGGACAACAATTTCCAAAAAGCTACCTTTCAGACCGGCCAAAGACGGGAAGTGGATCTGGATATCAGCGGTGGAACGGATAAAGCAACTTATTACTTCGGTTTGGGTTACCTCAATCAGGATGGAATTGTCCGTGGAACCGATTATAAGAATTACAGCATGCTGTTTAACGGTACCTTTAAGCTGAGTGATAACTGGAGCCTGAACAGTAAATTCAGTCTACAGGTACGGAATGCCAATGCTCCCAATAATTATGAATGGGTACTGGCACGTAGCATTCTGATGCCGCCCACCTATAGGCAGTATTATGAAGATGGCTTGCCGGCTCCCGGCGAAGGGGTTTCTTCTTTCCGCAACCGCCTGCATGAGATCCACTATAAAACAAATCATAACGACGTGAACGTATACCGCACTACCGTGCAGTTGGGGGCAACCTGGGATATCATACCCGGACTTAAATTTCAGCCTACACTTTATTACTTTGGCAATCAGGGTATAGAAAATTATTTCGAGGCTTATAATGAAACGGTTACCGACCGACCAGCATCGGCCAATCATAATTTTGATCGGCATCTGCAGCTAGATGCCCTGTTGAGCTATACAAAAAGCTTTGCCGACCAACACAACTTGGATGTGGTGGTGGGAACGAGTATTAACCATGATTATGCTTACCGCATGAACGGTAGTGGCCGTGAAGCGCTTACAGATTATATACCAACCTTAAACGCTACGGCACAATTGACACAGCGGGTGGGCACCACCAAAACGTATGACGCAATGCTGAGTTATTTCGGCCGAGCAAATTACGACTATAAAGGGAAGTATATGGCTGCTGTTAATCTCAGGGTGGATGGTTCCTCCCGTTTTGCCGAGAGTCATCGCTTCGGCTATTTTCCAGGCCTTTCTGCCGGTTGGAACCTGCATCGAGAAGACTTTTTTCAACCACTGACTACCACGCTCTCTAGCTTAAAACTCCGTGCCAGCTATGGTATAACAGGTAATAATTCCCTGAGTATTTTTGATACGCGCGGACGTTATACAACGGGCAATATCTATCAGGGAGAGGCTGGCGTGCTGAACACGGTACTGATCAACAGTAACTTGGTTTGGGAAAATACAACAGCCTTTGATATCGGAATGGATATCGGACTGGCTAAGGATCGTATTTCGATCTTGCTGGATTATTACAATAAACTCACCGACCGACGGCTTTTCGATAAACCGCTCTGGGCATCTACAGGTTTTGGAGCTATTCGGAGTAATTTCGGTTCATTGCGTAACCGTGGTTTTGAGGTGGAGATATCGGCAAATGCGATCCGTAAGACCAATTTTTCGTGGGATATCAGCGCAACCTTTTCTTATAATCGAAGCACAATCGTAGAGTTGCCCGAAAATGAGGAAGATAAAAACCGGGTAGGAGGTAATTGGGTGTATGATCCGGCTGCCGGAACGGAGATAAAGGTAGGAGGTTTTGCTGAAGGTGAACGCTTTGGCCAACGCTGGGCTTACAACTACCAAGGTGTTTATCAGACGGATGAGGAAGCCGCAGGGGCTCCGCAGGATCCAAACGCGGCAGGAAGGACCAAAGTGGCAGGTGATGCCATATTTGAAGATGTAAATGGTGACGGCATACTGGATAACCGAGACATGGTATTTATGGGGTACATCCGACCGGATAAAATGGGCGGTTTGGTAAACAGCTTCCGCTATAAGAATTTTTCGGCGCGCCTGGTGGTTGATTGGTCGATGGGCCATGTGATAGATAACGGTTTTAAGGGTTATATCATGGGGAGCTCCAGGAACAATAATAATGCAATTGAAGAAGCGCTACATGATAGTTGGCAATATACTGGACATGATGCGGCCTACCCACGCTATACGGTATCCAGCGATTACGATTATAACTGGCGTAACCATAACCGTTGGGATAATAATGTAGGAAATGCTTCAGGAGGAACCAATAACAGTTTGTATTATAAAAAGGGTGATTTTTTGGCCTTCCGGGAACTATCTTTCAGCTATCAGTTACGGACTGATTTTCTTCGAAGGATAAGTATTCAGGGACTGGAGCTTTTCGCAGGTATGTACAACATAGGCTACATTACGGCATACGACGGTTTTATGCCGGAGATTTATGAAGGGCATGATTGGGGTACCTATCCAAGACCCAGACAAACAACTTTTGGTCTGAAAGCAACCTTTTAA
- a CDS encoding MFS transporter — MKWNIKANKKYPWLVVALLWLVALLNYMDRQMLATMRPSMQVDIVELQWATSFGQLMAIFLWIYGFMSPVAGVVADKTSRKWMIVGSLFVWSAVTFSMGYATNFQQLYALRAIMGVSEAFYIPAGLSLIADYHKGPSRSLAIGIHMTGIYAGQALGGFGATIAHAYTWHTTFHTLGLAGIVYALVLLLLLYDKEQLPEENQEVNTKRSSLFGGLKVLFSNFSFWVILLYFTVPSLPGWAIKNWLPTLFADKLQIPMAEAGPIATVSTAASSFLGVLLGGLLSDRWVKIRLKGRIFTGVIGLLLMVPALFLLATGSTLLHVLAAAICFGVGFGMFDANNMPILCQFVSSKHRATAYGLMNMMGVFFGAYITDFLGKSVDEGSLDKSFAMLAIMLLLVCFLQLLLLRPRVDDFED; from the coding sequence ATGAAGTGGAACATTAAGGCGAATAAAAAATACCCCTGGTTGGTGGTGGCTTTATTGTGGTTGGTGGCTCTTCTGAATTACATGGACCGGCAGATGTTGGCTACCATGAGGCCTTCCATGCAGGTAGATATTGTGGAACTGCAGTGGGCTACCAGCTTCGGACAGCTTATGGCCATTTTTTTGTGGATATATGGTTTTATGAGTCCTGTTGCAGGTGTGGTGGCCGATAAAACCAGCCGGAAATGGATGATTGTAGGAAGCCTCTTTGTATGGTCGGCCGTTACTTTTAGCATGGGTTATGCTACAAATTTCCAACAACTATATGCGCTGCGTGCCATCATGGGCGTTAGCGAAGCTTTTTACATACCTGCTGGCTTGTCACTAATTGCTGATTACCACAAGGGGCCCAGCCGTTCTTTAGCTATCGGTATTCATATGACTGGTATTTATGCTGGGCAGGCACTGGGTGGTTTCGGTGCTACCATTGCACATGCCTACACCTGGCATACTACCTTTCATACCTTGGGGCTTGCGGGAATAGTGTATGCCCTGGTATTGCTATTGCTGCTCTATGATAAAGAACAGTTGCCGGAAGAAAACCAAGAGGTAAACACAAAACGGTCATCCCTATTCGGAGGACTCAAGGTATTGTTCAGCAATTTCTCCTTTTGGGTGATTCTATTGTATTTTACGGTACCTAGCCTCCCCGGATGGGCGATAAAAAATTGGCTCCCTACTTTATTTGCTGACAAATTGCAGATACCGATGGCTGAGGCAGGACCTATAGCTACGGTGAGTACAGCAGCATCTTCCTTTTTAGGTGTGTTGCTGGGAGGACTATTGTCAGATCGCTGGGTAAAAATAAGGTTAAAGGGACGGATTTTTACCGGAGTTATCGGCTTGCTTTTGATGGTACCTGCCCTGTTTTTGTTGGCTACCGGTAGTACGCTCCTGCATGTGCTGGCGGCAGCAATATGCTTTGGTGTGGGTTTCGGTATGTTTGATGCCAATAATATGCCTATTCTATGCCAGTTCGTATCCTCTAAACATCGGGCTACGGCTTATGGCCTGATGAATATGATGGGTGTGTTTTTTGGCGCATATATTACCGATTTCTTGGGAAAATCTGTAGATGAAGGCAGTTTAGACAAGAGTTTTGCGATGCTGGCGATTATGCTATTACTCGTATGTTTCCTCCAACTGTTGCTGCTGCGGCCCAGGGTGGATGATTTTGAAGATTGA